The following proteins are encoded in a genomic region of Corythoichthys intestinalis isolate RoL2023-P3 chromosome 5, ASM3026506v1, whole genome shotgun sequence:
- the LOC130916388 gene encoding ras association domain-containing protein 10-like yields MESEEGKVSVWVCQEEKLVSGLTKKTTCSDVVQVLLEDQNLRQGASAGMLSGPAQSYCVVEKWRGFERILPNKTKILRLWSAWGDEQENVRFVLVKSDASLPNNGPRSAEARVVQRRENWGPDGVIRATARICWPAGATNMSQERQRRIVRKAFRKLDKMNKKKEQAPGKDKSSLEKMETLVHLVLSQDHTIRQQVQRLKELDKEIERYESKVHYERVKTHGVNYVQDTYLDDSSSPETFPRKVTPEALAQFEEYARMCEEVVRLQEELMEREALVESITGEIQEELNHRWMKRRQVETGGEEEKVSEICRSAPLECVSGQEAMLEEERIKTQLNTSLYIGLRLKTDLDGIRGDLDMSLALWESKETELMDLLAKVETMEIEQLNTKLECEDNDDEDDEAKGDNGAVVSEKKSSIWVEHARGLSKTCIINDEDSDTGLSSMHSQDSDNPPVCESLV; encoded by the coding sequence ATGGAGTCAGAAGAAGGGAAGGTCTCTGTGTGGGTCTGCCAGGAAGAGAAGCTGGTCTCCGGGCTGACAAAGAAGACCACATGTTCTGATGTGGTGCAAGTTCTGCTGGAAGACCAGAACCTGCGGCAAGGTGCCTCAGCAGGGATGCTGTCCGGACCCGCTCAATCCTACTGCGTGGTGGAGAAATGGAGGGGCTTTGAGAGGATTTTACCCAACAAGACAAAAATTCTTCGACTGTGGAGCGCCTGGGGCGACGAGCAGGAGAATGTCCGCTTCGTCTTGGTCAAGAGTGACGCGTCGCTTCCTAACAACGGGCCCCGGAGCGCTGAGGCTCGGGTGGTCCAGCGTCGGGAGAATTGGGGTCCGGACGGGGTGATCAGGGCTACAGCCAGGATCTGTTGGCCCGCTGGGGCCACTAACATGTCCCAGGAGAGGCAGAGGCGCATTGTGAGGAAGGCCTTCAGAAAGTtggataaaatgaacaaaaagaaagAGCAAGCTCCTGGAAAAGATAAGAGCTCTTTGGAGAAGATGGAGACTTTGGTCCACTTGGTGCTTTCTCAGGATCACACCATCCGTCAGCAGGTCCAGAGACTCAAGGAGCTGGATAAGGAAATTGAGAGGTACGAGTCCAAGGTGCACTATGAGCGCGTGAAGACACATGGAGTTAACTATGTGCAGGACACTTACTTGGATGACTCCTCCTCCCCAGAGACCTTTCCACGCAAAGTAACTCCAGAAGCGCTGGCCCAGTTTGAGGAGTATGCTCGCATGTGTGAGGAGGTTGTGAGGCTGCAGGAGGAGCTGATGGAGCGGGAGGCGCTTGTTGAGAGCATCACCGGAGAGATCCAGGAGGAGCTCAACCACCGGTGGATGAAGCGGCGGCAGGTGGAgacgggaggagaagaagaaaaagtgtCGGAAATATGCAGGTCTGCTCCTCTTGAGTGTGTGTCTGGACAGGAGGCGATGTTAGAGGAAGAGAGgatcaaaacacagctgaacacCAGCCTCTACATCGGCCTGAGACTTAAGACGGACCTGGATGGCATTCGAGGAGACTTGGACATGAGTCTTGCACTCTGGGAGAGCAAGGAGACTGAACTGATGGACCTTCTGGCCAAAGTGGAAACAATGGAAATTGAGCAGCTAAACACAAAACTGGAGTGCGAAGACAATGATGATGAGGATGATGAAGCGAAGGGAGATAACGGTGCAGTAGTGTCAGAGAAGAAGAGCAGCATTTGGGTGGAGCACGCCCGGGGTCTGTCAAAGACCTGCATCATCAATGACGAGGACTCGGACACAGGTCTGAGCTCCATGCACAGTCAGGACTCTGACAACCCTCCTGTCTGTGAGTCTCTGGTGTGA